GTCGGCCCCGGCGCGATGTGTACTACCCGCATGATGACCGGCGTGGGCCGGCCGCAGTTCTCCGCGGTCGTCGAATGTGCCGCTGCGGCAAAAGAACTCGGGGCCCACGTATGGGCGGACGGTGGGGTGCGGCACCCGCGTGACGTGGCGCTGGCGCTGGCCGCCGGCGCTGCCAACGTGATGATCGGCTCCTGGTTCGCCGGCACCTATGAATCCCCCGGCGACCTGTTGCACGACCGCGACGACCGGCCGTACAAGGAGAGTTACGGCATGGCCTCCAAGCGCGCGGTCGCCGCCCGTACCGCCGGCGACAGCCAGTTCGACCGGGCCCGCAAGGCCCTGTTCGAGGAAGGAATCTCCTCCTCGCGGATGAGTCTGGATCCGGGCCGCGGTGGTGTCGAGGACCTGCTCGACCACATCACCTCGGGCGTGCGCAGCACCTGCACCTACGTCGGCGCCACCAATCTCACCCAGCTGCACGAGAAGGTGGTGCTCGGCGTGCAATCGGCCGCCGGTTTCGCCGAGGGCCATCCGCTGCCGACCGGATGGTGACCGCGTTACTATTGAGCTTCCTGTATCGAATGGACGGTCGAGTATCCCCCGATCGTCCACTTCGTCAGATCGAACGAAAGGGTTCACGTGCCGCAGGCACCCACCGAGGCCTCCGGTTCTGAACCGGCCTTCCGGGTGGAACACCAGTCACTTCTGAGCGCCGAAGCTGACGACCCCTCTCCTAGTCGGCCGGGCCGAGGGCCCGGCGTCCCGCGGGAGATCTGATGGGCAGCTCAACAGAGGTGATCTTCTCGTTGCTGTCGATCCTGGCGATCGTCCTGCTCACCTTCGGCACCGCCGTGTTCGTGGCAGCCGAGTTCTCGTTGACCGCGCTGGAGCGCAGCACCGTCGAGGCCAACGCCCGCACGGGTGACCGCCGCGATCAACTCGTACGGCGCGCGCACCGCACTCTGTCGTTCCAGCTCTCGGGCGCCCAGGTCGGCATCTCGATCACCACCCTGGCCACCGGTTATCTCGCTGAACCCGTGGTGGGCGAACTCATCCGTCCCGGCCTGGACGCCCTCGGCATTCCCCCCAACGTGGCGTCCGGACTGGCCCTGTTCCTGGCCATCGTCATCGCGACCTCTCTGTCGATGGTGTTCGGCGAGCTCGTTCCCAAGAACCTCGCGGTGGCCCGGCCAGTTCCGACTGCGCGGGCGGCCGCACCTTTCCAGCTGCTGTTCTCGATGTTGTTCACCCCGGTCATCCGGCTCACCAACGGCACCGCGAACTGGATCCTGCGACGGCTGGGCATCGAACCTGCCGAGGAACTGCGCTCGGCGCGCTCGGGCCAGGAACTGGCGTCGCTGGTCCGCAATTCGGCCCGCAGCGGCTCGCTCGATCCCACCACCGCGCTGCTGGTCGACCGCTCGCTGCAGTTCGGGGAGCGCACCGCCGAGGAGCTGATGACCCCGCGGTCCAAGATCGAGGTGCTCACCGCGGGTGATTCGGTGTCCGACCTGATGGACGCCGCGATTCGCACCGGATACTCGCGCTTCCCGATCGTCGAGGGTGATCTCGACGAAACCATCGGCGTCGTGCACATCAAGCAGGTCTTCTCTATACCGCGCGAGGACCGGGACAAGACCCGGCTGGCCGCACTGGCGTTACCGGTGGCCACGGTGCCGTCCACGCTCGACGGCGACGCGGTGATGACCCAGATCCGCGCCAACGGATTACAGACCGCCCTGGTGGTCGACGAATACGGCGGCACCGCGGGGATGGTGACCGTCGAAGATCTGATCGAAGAGATCGTCGGCGACGTGCGTGACGAGCATGACGACGCCACTCCCGACGTGGTGCCCGCCGGGGCCGGGTGGCAGGTGTCTGGTCTGCTGCGCATCGACGAGGTCGCGACCGGCACCGGATTCCGTGCCCCCGAAGGCGAATACGAGACCATCGGCGGGCTTGTCCTGCAGGAGCTGGGACATATCCCGGAAACC
The window above is part of the Mycolicibacterium fortuitum subsp. fortuitum genome. Proteins encoded here:
- a CDS encoding hemolysin family protein, with protein sequence MGSSTEVIFSLLSILAIVLLTFGTAVFVAAEFSLTALERSTVEANARTGDRRDQLVRRAHRTLSFQLSGAQVGISITTLATGYLAEPVVGELIRPGLDALGIPPNVASGLALFLAIVIATSLSMVFGELVPKNLAVARPVPTARAAAPFQLLFSMLFTPVIRLTNGTANWILRRLGIEPAEELRSARSGQELASLVRNSARSGSLDPTTALLVDRSLQFGERTAEELMTPRSKIEVLTAGDSVSDLMDAAIRTGYSRFPIVEGDLDETIGVVHIKQVFSIPREDRDKTRLAALALPVATVPSTLDGDAVMTQIRANGLQTALVVDEYGGTAGMVTVEDLIEEIVGDVRDEHDDATPDVVPAGAGWQVSGLLRIDEVATGTGFRAPEGEYETIGGLVLQELGHIPETGEAVELTAFDPDGDPDNPTRWLATVVRMDGRRIDLLELTSLGTRENGNG